A genomic window from Gossypium hirsutum isolate 1008001.06 chromosome D10, Gossypium_hirsutum_v2.1, whole genome shotgun sequence includes:
- the LOC107914254 gene encoding 40S ribosomal protein S9-2 has product MVHVSFYRNYGKTFKKPRRPYEKERLDAELRLVGEYGLRCKRELWRVQYALSRIRNAARDLLTLDEKNPRRIFEGEALLRRMNRYGLLDESQNKLDYVLALTVENFLERRLQTLVFKTGMAKSIHHARVLIRQRHIRVGRQVVNIPSFMVRVDSQKHIDFSLTSPFGGGRPGRVKRKNQRAAAKKAAGGDGDDEEDE; this is encoded by the exons ATGGTTCACGTCAGCTTCTACCGCAATT ATGGGAAGACCTTTAAGAAGCCTAGGCGTCCATATGAAAAGGAACGATTGGATGCAGAGTTGAGACTTGTAGGAGAGTATGGACTCCGATGTAAGAGGGAGTTGTGGAGAGTTCAGTATGCTTTGAGCCGTATCCGTAATGCTGCTAGGGATCTTCTCACTCTTGATGAGAAGAACCCTCGGCGTATTTTTGAAGGTGAAGCACTTCTTCGTAGGATGAATAGGTATGGACTTTTGGATGAGAGCCAAAACAAGCTTGATTACGTCTTGGCTTTGACTGTCGAGAACTTTCTTGAGCGTCGTTTGCAAACACTAGTATTCAAGACTGGGATGGCCAAGTCGATTCACCATGCTCGTGTGTTGATTAGGCAAAGGCACATTAG GGTTGGTAGGCAAGTGGTCAACATCCCATCTTTCATGGTGAGGGTTGACTCTCAAAAACATATTGACTTCTCTCTCACAAGCCCCTTCGGAGGTGGCCGCCCTGGAAGAGTGAAGAGAAAGAACCAGAGAGCAGCTGCCAAGAAGGCTGCTGGGGGAGATGGTGATGACGAGGAAGACGAGTAG
- the LOC107915322 gene encoding vacuolar iron transporter homolog 2 translates to MASPHTTEPCPEQTISVANETYQGTELVQRGQWIRAAILGANDGLLSTTSLMLGIGAANDDKWSMILSGLAGAIAGACSMAVGEFVSVSTQRDIEQASKTDTGMRNDGVNKLDMTCCATTAKASRLRETNLDVPCTRDPIEKMFSPVIILEPNLPQGLSPRRSPIIKVMTDDLKTKAPVTLVQDDDHDKENTLPNPCKAASASALSFLCGAVVPLASAAFIEQHVIRIVVIAVVSSITLAVFGCFGACLGGSPVRISAARVLFGGWVAMAITYGLLKPFDRYYHGSDAD, encoded by the coding sequence ATGGCTTCCCCACACACAACTGAACCATGTCCTGAGCAAACTATTTCTGTAGCCAATGAAACCTATCAAGGGACGGAACTTGTGCAACGAGGTCAATGGATTCGAGCAGCCATTCTAGGAGCTAACGATGGGTTGCTTTCGACCACATCCCTAATGCTTGGTATAGGTGCAGCAAATGATGATAAATGGTCCATGATCCTCTCTGGACTAGCTGGAGCCATTGCAGGTGCCTGTAGCATGGCTGTTGGCGAGTTTGTTTCCGTTTCAACCCAAAGAGATATTGAGCAGGCTTCAAAAACTGACACAGGCATGCGAAATGATGGGGTCAATAAACTAGATATGACTTGCTGTGCTACTACGGCTAAAGCAAGCAGGTTAAGAGAGACAAACTTAGATGTTCCATGCACCCGTGATCCGATAGAAAAAATGTTCTCTCCTGTTATAATTCTAGAGCCAAATTTGCCCCAGGGTCTGTCTCCCCGTAGATCTCCTATAATAAAAGTGATGACCGATGATTTAAAAACTAAAGCACCAGTAACATTGGTGCAAGATGATGATCATGACAAGGAAAACACACTGCCCAACCCGTGTAAGGCGGCTTCAGCTTCGGCTTTGTCATTTCTATGCGGGGCAGTTGTTCCACTGGCATCTGCTGCTTTTATTGAACAACATGTTATCCGGATTGTGGTGATTGCGGTGGTTTCATCTATAACTCTTGCGGTCTTCGGTTGCTTTGGAGCTTGTCTTGGGGGTTCCCCAGTTAGGATATCAGCAGCCAGAGTTCTTTTTGGAGGGTGGGTTGCCATGGCCATTACTTACGGTTTACTTAAGCCCTTCGATAGATACTACCATGGCAGCGACGCTGACTAG